From Spirosoma agri, one genomic window encodes:
- a CDS encoding DUF4113 domain-containing protein, giving the protein MQQTYLSSRYTTQWADILEVN; this is encoded by the coding sequence ATGCAGCAAACGTATTTATCTAGCAGGTATACAACCCAATGGGCGGATATACTGGAGGTTAATTAG
- a CDS encoding ABC transporter ATP-binding protein, producing the protein MSDNNPPPASQLTPDEKDKLRELTTQSWNLELAISGVAMFAILQLPDLLESAFSYLRYNYMTHTEGVAAMLPSLAYSLMRATCHVLFAAFLANFVMRAFWVGLVGLLAVFPSGIHYDRIPFSTPYAQQRLANELGPLDRYILWLDKRCNIVFALAFQFVFLLIVVAILYMLGLLIYLVVQPNVSANVWFGVKIALGVLVAVFYVAIFWLNQKKVKATPRGMQLNYRFTKVGQLVMLGMYKHTSYVTNTFYSNIRPGKLLQTAALFILVFFAVFFFEYANDISRTNGRTSLLNSRHIYSARVDSLYVEPTAYDNQRPEGAFISGASIQSDVIREPYLRLFIAYPKALDMLLKQVAPEPAWSDTLSRQARRQQYAIWSSQQINRLIRITVNDSVCTHPDLLFTQTGIQEQRGWQTVLVPGNLKLGRNRLRVALQDPREKEDDELITIPFWYVPEP; encoded by the coding sequence ATGTCTGATAACAACCCACCGCCCGCTTCCCAACTGACACCTGACGAGAAAGACAAACTTCGGGAATTAACCACCCAGAGCTGGAACCTCGAATTAGCCATCTCCGGGGTCGCCATGTTTGCCATTCTGCAATTGCCCGATCTGCTGGAGTCGGCCTTTAGCTACCTCCGCTATAATTACATGACCCACACCGAGGGCGTAGCGGCCATGTTACCCTCGCTGGCCTACAGCCTGATGCGGGCCACTTGTCACGTCTTGTTTGCGGCTTTTCTGGCCAATTTTGTGATGCGGGCTTTTTGGGTGGGTCTGGTCGGGCTCCTGGCCGTTTTTCCGTCGGGAATCCACTACGACCGTATTCCCTTCTCTACACCTTATGCCCAGCAACGCCTGGCCAACGAGCTTGGCCCACTGGATCGCTATATTCTCTGGCTCGACAAACGGTGCAACATCGTGTTTGCTCTCGCTTTTCAGTTCGTGTTCCTGCTGATCGTAGTTGCCATACTCTACATGCTGGGGTTACTGATCTATTTAGTGGTTCAACCCAACGTATCCGCCAACGTCTGGTTTGGAGTCAAAATTGCGCTGGGCGTGCTGGTGGCCGTATTCTACGTAGCCATTTTCTGGCTAAATCAGAAGAAGGTAAAAGCAACCCCCAGGGGTATGCAACTCAACTACCGATTTACGAAGGTAGGGCAACTGGTGATGCTGGGCATGTACAAACATACCTCTTATGTTACCAACACGTTTTACAGCAATATCCGGCCCGGCAAGTTATTACAAACGGCAGCCCTTTTTATCTTAGTGTTTTTTGCGGTATTTTTTTTCGAATACGCCAACGATATCTCGCGCACCAACGGGCGGACATCGCTTCTCAACAGCCGGCATATTTACTCAGCCCGGGTCGATAGTCTCTACGTCGAACCTACGGCCTATGACAACCAGCGCCCCGAGGGTGCCTTCATCAGCGGGGCTTCTATCCAGTCAGACGTGATTCGGGAACCCTACCTGCGCTTATTCATTGCCTATCCCAAAGCGCTCGACATGCTGCTCAAGCAGGTTGCGCCCGAACCAGCCTGGAGCGATACGCTGTCGCGGCAAGCACGTCGGCAGCAGTATGCTATCTGGAGCAGCCAGCAGATTAACCGGCTGATCCGCATCACCGTAAACGATTCGGTCTGTACCCACCCTGACCTGCTGTTCACCCAAACCGGGATTCAGGAGCAACGGGGTTGGCAAACCGTGTTGGTGCCAGGCAATCTCAAACTAGGTCGCAACCGGCTGCGGGTGGCACTGCAAGATCCCCGAGAAAAAGAAGATGACGAATTGATAACGATTCCGTTCTGGTATGTACCTGAACCCTAA